AATTATTTGCTTAAAACAGTGAAATCCGACTTAAGACTCATCGTCTGGCTTCAAAACAAAAGTCCAAACTCTCACAGTACTGTAGCTCAAATGTACGGTAGCGGCGTGATAAGAAacgaaaaataaataaacaacacTGCTCAATTAAAACCGTCTGACAGCGTTTCTAAACCATACTCTTCTGTCTTTGGTGTAACCTATAGCAGAGTGCTTTtgacacacccactcctttccttTCGACACGCCCATACTCCGGTCACCATATTGGGTTCCAGCTACCTCCTCGCAACGTTGGATGTGTTTGTGAGTatcggtgtgtgcgtgtgtgtgagagagagatctatatacacaaaaactgagtgtacaaaacatcaggaacacctgcgctttccatgacatagactgaccaggtgaaagctatgatccccttgttaaatccacttcaatcagtgtagatgaaggggaggatttttaagccttgagacaattgatatatggattgtgtttgtgtgccattcagagggtgaatgggtaagacaaaagataaggtgttcctaatattttgtacaggaGTCTGCGTGTGTAtgaggtgtttgtgtgtgagttgcGTTGTCTATTACTACCGGAGAGCTACACACGCACCCTGAgggagctagctaacattactgtTTGACAGCTAGagataactatactgaacaaaaatataaatgcaacacacaacaatttcaaagattttactgaattacagttcatataaggaaatcagttaatttaaatatattcattaggccctaatctaatggatttcacatgactgggaatagacGTGCATCTGTTggcgcgtggatcagaaaaccggtcagtatctggtgtgaccaccatttgcctcatgcagcgtgacacatcttcttcgcatagagttgatcaggctgttgattgtggcctgtggaatgttgtcccactcttcaatggctgtgcgaagttgttggttattggcgggaactggaacacactgttgtagatgtcgatccagagcatcccaaacgtgctcaacaggtgacatgtctggtgagtatgcaggccatggatgaACTTGGACATTTCCAGCTTCCAGGAACTGTGTAcaaatccttgcaacatggggccgtgcgttatcatgctgaaacatgaggcaatggatgaatggcacgacaatgggcctcaggatctcatcactgtatctctgtgcattcaaattgccatggataaaaatgcaattgtgtttctcGTTAGTAGCTTATGCCTGCGCATACCATAATCCACCATGGagcactgttcacaacgttgacagcTCGCCCACACAATGCTGTACGCGTGGTCTGCAGTTGTCAGGCCGGTTGGCcgtaatgccaaattctctaaaacgacgttggaagtTGCTTATGGTACAGAAATTAACATTACGTTCTCTGGCAAAAGCTCAGGTGGACATTCCGGCAGTCaggatgccaattgcacgctccctcagaacttgagacatctgtgacattgtgttgtgacaaaactacatattttagagtggtcttttattgtccccagcacaaggtgcacctgtgtaatgatcatgctgtttaatccgcttcttgatatgtcacacttgTCAGTTGGATTGTCTtgggaaaggagaaatgctcactaacagggatgtaaacaagtttcgggacaacatttgagagataagttttgtgcgtatggaacatttctgggatcttttatttcagctcatgaaacatgggaccaacactttgcatgttgcgtttatatttttgttcagtgtagctgaCCACTTTCATCTGTGAGCTAACGTCAGCCTATAATGCAAAGAGGCAAATTGGCTTGTCGATGTGTGTGCCCAAGCACTAGCAATTATTGGTCAACCACATCGTGTGGGGTCCAATGGAATCTCACACCCTCAAATGCTGCTTATTCAAaattgttgtttaatgttttctaGGGCTTTCCTTGCACCATGGCTCGACCACTGGGAGAAAGCCATAAAAGGTTCCTGCAAACCATGATGGTCAATGGGATCATTGATGGTGCCAAGGCAAGGGCTCTCCACCGGCATTGCTGTGAGACACACGGTGGTAAGAACAGCATAGCTGTATACTATTTTGCCCCTGGTTCTCTACTGTTTATTTTTTGTCAGCAAAGTGTCTCTATGATAAACCCTTAAACTCAAAGGTCCAGTTTTCTAGACACAATAGAGATTCTCTATTGAAAGTGCCTTTAAGTCCAGGAATAGGCTTAATCTAGGTCTGAGAAACTGggcaaaaatgtttttgttgagGGCCACTCACATGTACACCTTTTTATACAGCACACTATGCTCATGATAAACTCGATGAATTCATCGAGGTTATCAATGCCCAGCTGCAGCCCATGTTCATGCAGATCAGAAAAGGGATGTCTGAGGAGGATGGTCTACAGTACCATGCTTTGGTCAGTGACACTAATCAAATTCATTCACAAAGCTcttttactactactaccatcatgaACTGCTCTTATTTTTCCTGTTGACATCTTCTCCTGTCCAGGTGAACATGGCTGAAACTGATGTGACCAGGATGTCAACTGATTATGCAGACAACGAGTTGGAATTATTCCGAAAAACAGTGAGTATGCTGTTTTTAGTAAATGGTAAATGACTGTCAAGACTTAAGATTTAAATAACATTTGAATATCTCTGTAACAACTGGCATGttcttatttttgtatttgttttttagATGGACCTAATTGTGGACTCTGACAATGGAACCGCCTCTTCCACGGACATTCTTAACTGTGCCGACAGCCTCCAGACAAAGAAGCTAAAGAAAAGAGAAACGGAACATGTACTGAACAGGCTTGTTCAGGATAAGTGGCTGAATGAGGTGCTGTCTCTGAAGACACATTCTAGGCATGCAGTTATTGCTTCTTGTGTGCACTCACTTTCTTGTGCCACTGATTGACTTGCAATCTGTGTTTGTCTTTTCTTCAGAAAAATGGTGACTACTCTCTCTCCACTCGATGTATAATGGAGATGGAGCCATATATTCGGATGTTGTATCAAGACCAGGTCAAGGTCTGCCACATCTGTCACAATGTGGCTTTGCAGGTAAAGTGATACAacttcaatttaaattacagtaaATAAGTTGCATCTAATGTATTCCTCCTGCTAGCTAAATTGGACCCCATGTCAAATCCAAATTGGTGTAACATCTGCTTTTTGTCAGATTCCCAAACTCACTTTTCTCAGTCCTCTGCTCTCTGTTCAAACCTGCTAGAAGGTAGACATGAATGTTTAATGTTGCATGTCTGTTTTGTTGGATATGCTTCTCATGAACGGTAACGCAATATGttgactgaatttaaaatgggaTTGACACCACTGATATAGCCTGGCTTTCTAGGCAATGCATTTAGTTTCATGCTTCATTTTTGTAATAATCTGGTCTTTTTACCTCTCAGTGCCAGATGTGTGAAAATCCTACATGTGGCATCAAAATCCACACCCCTTGTGTCGCCAGATACTTCAAAGGAAGGACTGATCCACGATGCCCTGCCTGTGAGGACTTCTGGCCACATGAGATCCCAGGTAATAATGTTACGCTGATCAAAGAATTGCAACACAAGTGGTACTATGATAGTCTATACAATCTATCATAGTTTGTACAATGGTCTGTGTATACATATCACTTTCATCTGTTTCGACTCAGACGAAGAAAAAAACGAATATTTACTTATCTAGTCATTCATATCATTTCATTTTCCCTTCTCTTCCCTATAGATGTGTATAGACCTCCGTCCTCTCAGAGCGAGACTCAGTCAGCAGCCAAAGAGAACACGGCCCCCACCCCCACTCCTCGGTCTACAGCTCAGGCCCGGAGGACCAAGAGGTCATAACCTCACGGATGCATGTATAGCTGTCAGAACTTTCAGTACAATGTTTTGCCTTCATTCAAATGTAGAGAACTCAATTTCAGTTTCAATGTtgataaaacatttttataattATATATCAAATATTAGATGTTCTCCTGAAAGAATCTAACTTTCATTGAAGCGTCAATGGTCTCCCGTGAACTCCTCTTAACTTGATTATCTTAATTTTATTAAGTTACTTTCTATGGGAGCAATTCTGGGAAGTGTGGCAACTACTTCAATCATTCTTTCAGGCAGTTTAAATGGGAAGCTGTGTGTACATAATTTGTGCCTGTGGTTCATTAGGTTGTTAAATTAGAATAGTACTGCCTCATTTGAATAAATTATGGACATTACCTCATCTTTGAGTATCTGCAGGAATAATTTGGGAACAATTAAATATGCTAATTTGAAAAAGCATACCCTATCAAATTAAATGGGTAACAACTCCATATTTTATATGCAGTAGGAAATGAGCATACATTAACTGCTCCTTCATTTAATTTAGTAATGAGTGGAAGCAAGCGCCAATCATGCAGGTAGCTTGGCATTCAATGTGTGCCATAATCACATTCAAGTGTTGATAGATTGAACACAACTGGCTTTCCTTTGTCATGGATATGAGGTGGGATACTTTTAATTATGTAAAATAGCCATAGTGATAGGCTATTTTCCTCTACTCAAGTTAATTGAGTTGAGCAGATTTCCCATAATTCTTCAATATGAATCGCCGTTGTAAGTTGAACTATGTAAATTGAGGCTCGTTTCCAACCTTATTCCTTTTTGAATTACCATTGACACTTAACCATGAATTTGTTCATAGAATCAGATGTTTTTAAAGCCATTTGGTGGGCGAGGCTCAGAGGGCTGAAGCAATGAAAGGACAGACATGTTAATGATTGTTTAAGAAAATAACAAACAGACCTAAGTCACAAGATACGTGAGCACAGGACTTGCATTTTACAAGACCACTGCAATAACCAAAATtctgactaaaaacaacctgaatcTGGATCACTCATCATGGGTCATGACCACCAGAAGCTCACAGAGAAGCTGAGCTCCAAAGAACGCACGTAATGCCAGTGTTTGACTGGGATGAACAAGACCTCCCCAGGCTGCAACACACACTCTAGGTAGGGAGCCTTCACAAACTCTGGGAATCGCACCACgtctggactctccacctccacctgcatTAAAGAAAGCTTTCTGTTTAAATGGCAAACACTTTACTAATTTCTCCCATTCAAAGTATGCAGCACTAACAGTTTAGGTAGATCATTTATATGCTAGATTGTTTTTAAGATCATAGACCTGGTGCATGAAGAGATTTAAAATTGAATTTTAACCTGACTAGTGTTGTGTAGGAGCTGCAATTGGTGAGGGTAGAGTTTCTCGGTGTCCTCAGGGGAATACAGACGAATGTACTTTCTTCCAACCACCTGTTACACAATAGGGGACCATGCAGTCACCAAATTGTGATTGCTAAAATACAGTATCACACATATCTCTGGCAGGGTCCAAATTGCTGTGAGTCTGATCCTACTCACTGGATGTGTTAGACTCACCTGAGCCAGGAAGTTCTGTTGAGGATCTTGATGAAGGGGGGACACTGTACCTCCTGGCCCAAACCAAGCATTGATCGTGATGTCATCTTCCTCTCCCTCACCAAGACAACAGTAGTCAGGGATACGGATGTCGTCTTTCAGCTCGGGGACCTTGGAGAAGAGTACATTGAACAAAATACTGTTTTTGTAACTGAAAAACTTGTAGGCTTTAAATGTAATTTGTACAATACAAAAATGGAGGCAAGGATTATAGAAGCCTGTATCCTACATTTCcagtaaaatgtacatttgttGTATTTTAGTCctatagtgaacaaaaataatcgcaacatgcaacaattttactaagttacagatcatataaggaaatcagtcaaatgaaaaattcattaggccctaatctatggatttcacatgactggcaggggcgcagccatgggtagacctgggagggcataggcccacccactggggagcaaggcccagctaaccagaatgagtttttcccactaaaaggctttattacagacagaaatactcctcagtttcatcagctgtcctggtggcCGGTATCACAACgcctaaaacgacgttggaggcagctaaTGGTACAGAaagtaacattcaattctctggcaacagctctggtggacatacctgcattcagcatgccaattgcacattccctcaaaacttgagacatctgtggcattgtgttgtgtgacaaaactgcacattttagagtgaccctttgtccccaggacaaggtgcacctgtgtaatgatcatgcttcttgatatgccacatctgtcaggtggatggattatcttggcaaagtagaaatgctcactaagagggatgtaaacaaattgctgcacaacatttgagagaaatatgttcTTTGTGCatgtgaaacatttctgggatcttttatttcagctcatgaaaccatagctttacatgttgtgtttatatttttgtttagtatatatCAACACTGACATCCTCACccaaatttgttatgtaaaaaacAGGACAGGGCAATGACCAACCTGATCAAATAGCTGGTGCTGAGCAAGATATCCCAAACTTGATGCGTCCTAATGTGAGAGAGAGCGGGAATAGGCATTGAGTGAAAAGCGTCTATCATTGGCTTATTTTTGGGGTAATATTTTTCACGAGGAAGTACTTACTTTCACAACAATATAGCGATCGATGAATTCATTGACCGTAAGGAGTGTCTGTGACCATTCCTCATCGGTATATCTTGAGCCCACTTCAACAGGTACAGTCCGACAaccagcaacagtttgcaggtaTTCTATGCTTTGCAAAGGGAGAAAACCAAATCAACACAGGTGTCTGGGGGACTATGAGAAGGTAAGGGCAACGGACTAGAGAAGgacacaaaataaagaaaaaggtaCCTCCAAGGGTGATTTTTGAAGGCTGGCCAGTGATCTATGATACCCTCTAATATGACTGGCTTTTGTGGATCCAAGTAATCTTTCTTGAAGCTCTCCAATGATGGACAGTGTATCCTTGGTACTGCCAGAGCCTGCTTGACCACAGGCACTGACACACAGTCAACCTTCATTTTCTGTTGAGAAGAAAAGAGAATTTAACATAGCATAAACTAACACACAATTTGACTTGAAGAATATGCAAAGCAAAATAAAATAGCCTACTAGCCTTTAAGAAAATTATGAGAAAGAACAAATGGGATATGACACAGGCTCACATTGACTGGTTAGAAAGCAACAGGCCACAACATACACAGTATAAGATATGAAATCCACCTTAGCACTAACTCCTTCACTAAGATTCTCCTCATTGGAGTGCCTCTTCCTGATTTCATTTTGCAGGATCTTTACAAAGGTTTGTAAAATATTGTCCATGATGGCTGCCCCCATGAGCAGGCCCAAGTCACATGTCCGTATGGCCTCCTGCACTGTAGCTGGTGAGGCATCATCACGGCATAGGGCAGCTACTTTGAACAGGCAGCCATATGAATACAAACACCTCCACTCCTTGTCCACATCACGCCACGTTCCTGTGTTGAGCTTCTCCCAGGAAAAGTCCAAGATGATCTGAGCGTTTTGCCTCCATCGACCGCTCCCGGTGTACAGCTGCTGCCTGCAACGTTTCAGCACATCTACCACACTGGGCTCAACTTTTTCACTGAAGTCAAGTGGAAATTCTGCCTCCGTCACAGGCAAAGCAGCAGAGATAGCTGACCACAGTTCTGCCATAGACTAGTGCTGTGAAATAGAGAGAACTGTTAGACCCAATCAAAAGGTACAGTGCACAATCAATCTGGTCTGAAAACCACTAATGTTATAACCATACACTTAGCTAGCTGGGGGCTGCCTACCTTCAAAACCTTTGCTacctgttaactctaatgaatacACAAGACTTCTATTAAAACCACCATTTTCCATATCATTCCTCTCGTGTGACATGATGTCACTGAGTTAAATTCGAAGAGACAGATATTTTCACGGAGCGAGACCCCTGAACCTCGAGTCCGGTAAGAGCAAGAAAAAAAGACTCCAATCCCCAAATATTGTTAGAGTGGATCAGATATCTAATGAAATACTGTATGGCTCTTCCACAAGCAAACTTATCATCACTGGGCACATGTTCTCTTTAATACCCCGACAATGAGATTATAACATGTGGACAAATAAATAGTAAACAGTCGGATAATGCCCAAAACACTTTTATTTACCGTTATTGACATATGTAGACGCTGGTGTTGCAATAAAAGAGCTCCGTGTAGAAAACGAATACATTATTTGTGTTCCATGTCGACGTGGCGATAGGGTTCGATCATGCAAACAGTAATATCACATTATTTTGCACGAAGCACAATTTTCGTAAAAAACAACAACGTTATTAAGCGAAATACATCTATCCTGCCAACTCCCCTTGCTCCAGTCTGAAGAGTGGACAGTTTGATCTAGCCTCCAGTTGTGCTGACTTCTAGCTCCAGTAGTGGCTAGTGACATAGTAGCCATGCAGCCGACAAATGGCGCAGTTATTCtttatgtattttgtcatttgCTATTGGCTAACCTAATTTAGCAGGTttagaaaatacctaaaaagacGCTTGAGCGGGGTGTCCCCACATTCGTTTTTACGGAGAAACTAAATATAGGTTGAAAATACTGTACTGTAATTTACCCCAGATTCTCCATCACGATATATCAATGTTTAGttataattataaactgggtggttcgagccctgaatactgattggctgacaactgaccgtataccactggtatgacaaaacatttatttttactgccctAATTATgtaggtaaccagtttataatagccataaggcacctctgggtttTGACTGTATCCCTGGTGGTGATGCACatgcaggttgaataaagagaaaacaatgcataaaaaaatccataaatgtatcattCTTGTGCAATGCATGTCTAGGGCCTTCATTTTTTtctcctttattttttatttggcaTTAGTGCTTAAGCTCAAGCTTTAGGGTGTAACTGTAGACAATCGTCAAATACACAGCAAttgccaaatgcttttgggaacttgGGCACAAATAGTTAACGTCCAACCAatgaggcaaaaaggacaatgtcggAGTTTCATTCAATAAGAGAAATGCTAcaaaatggagagttgaaaataaagagatgGGCGTGCCAGAACaatgttatgtgtgatgattgtgaggcactATACAAATTCAACAGTCACAAGCAACCTTATCTCAAATGATTTCGTAtcattctgtacgtaaatctgaCATACTCCAATTAGTATGACATGGTACGTTTCATattgtatgtattcatttgtggatgtccatcatccatttcatatgatacgTTATCCTCTTaagaattacaatttgtattatatgttacaaatttgcaaagcagctaaaaagtagtaagtagatgcaaagttgctaaaatgctaaagttgtcagtGATGATATTGGAACACGCAACCTTTGAGTTTCTAGATGTTCgcattaggggaagggttagctaacatgctaagtagttgcaaagtagctgaaaagtagtaagtagttgcaaagttgctaattagctaaagttgtctgtgatgagattggAACTTGAAACcattgggttgctagatgttcgcGTTGACGAGATTCGAACTcgaaacctttgggttgctaaacGTTCGTATTATATGCCCCCCGATTCATTCTGTCGATGTGGGCTAGGCTATAACATAGTATCTGatgagcaagggtttatttagtcttctagggcaacaagtaatgacagaagagaagct
Above is a window of Salmo salar chromosome ssa03, Ssal_v3.1, whole genome shotgun sequence DNA encoding:
- the LOC123724053 gene encoding non-structural maintenance of chromosomes element 1 homolog, producing MARPLGESHKRFLQTMMVNGIIDGAKARALHRHCCETHGAHYAHDKLDEFIEVINAQLQPMFMQIRKGMSEEDGLQYHALVNMAETDVTRMSTDYADNELELFRKTMDLIVDSDNGTASSTDILNCADSLQTKKLKKRETEHVLNRLVQDKWLNEKNGDYSLSTRCIMEMEPYIRMLYQDQVKVCHICHNVALQCQMCENPTCGIKIHTPCVARYFKGRTDPRCPACEDFWPHEIPDVYRPPSSQSETQSAAKENTAPTPTPRSTAQARRTKRS
- the LOC106601111 gene encoding lysine-specific demethylase 8, giving the protein MAELWSAISAALPVTEAEFPLDFSEKVEPSVVDVLKRCRQQLYTGSGRWRQNAQIILDFSWEKLNTGTWRDVDKEWRCLYSYGCLFKVAALCRDDASPATVQEAIRTCDLGLLMGAAIMDNILQTFVKILQNEIRKRHSNEENLSEGVSAKKMKVDCVSVPVVKQALAVPRIHCPSLESFKKDYLDPQKPVILEGIIDHWPAFKNHPWSIEYLQTVAGCRTVPVEVGSRYTDEEWSQTLLTVNEFIDRYIVVKDASSLGYLAQHQLFDQVPELKDDIRIPDYCCLGEGEEDDITINAWFGPGGTVSPLHQDPQQNFLAQVVGRKYIRLYSPEDTEKLYPHQLQLLHNTSQVEVESPDVVRFPEFVKAPYLECVLQPGEVLFIPVKHWHYVRSLELSFSVSFWWS